In Thermothelomyces thermophilus ATCC 42464 chromosome 2, complete sequence, a single window of DNA contains:
- a CDS encoding glycoside hydrolase family 16 protein (CAZy_ID 267920): MRPTSPVISAYEMAGYSSSPSRWKPASWTRRIWLIVGTVVVLIVVVVVGAVVGVKATRNNGGGNSSYPDYFKLNYTLIDTYSGTTFFDKFNYFHTWDPAGGFVHYVDPDYAGTYNLTWATSSTALIRVDTTVGPGSEPDASTGRFSVRLESKTQYGPGLFLFDVKHTPYGCATWPALWLTDPNNWPDNGEIDVMEAVNQAAAGTLVALHTTAGCTMADVRRDMAGAAEQADCHNATNSNAGCAVRGAPATYGPEFNEAGGGIVALEWRAEGIRVWVFPRGGSGSGSGGGDERGLAALPAAEAKETPDPSAWGPPLADFPATSCDVGSHFRNQSIIINIDLCGYLTEAVWEESGCSRLKCIDFVANNPSAFTNAYWEFGAFQVYKAQ; this comes from the exons ATGAGGCCGACCAGTCCGGTCATCTCGGCATACGAGATGGCGGGTTACTCATCGTCCCCGTCGCGGTGGAAGCCGGCCAGCTGGACGAGAAGGATATGGCTGATCGTCGGCACAGTCGTCGTGCTGATCGTGGTCGTGGTCGTTGGCGCCGTCGTGGGCGTGAAGGCGACGAGGAACAATGGCGGCGGAAACTCGAGCTATCCCGACTACTTCAAGCTGAACTACACCCTGATTGATACCT ATTCGGGGACTACCTTCTTTGACAAGTTCAACTACTTCCACACTTGGGACCCTG CCGGGGGATTTGTCCACTACGTCGATCCGGACTATGCCGGCACATAT AACCTCACCTGGGCAACGTCTTCCACCGCCCTGATCCGCGTCGACACCACTGTCGGACCGGGTTCCGAGCCGGACGCCTCCACCGGCCGCTTCTCGGTCCGTCTCGAGTCCAAGACGCAGTACGGCCCGGGACTGTTCCTCTTCGACGTCAAGCACACCCCGTACGGGTGTGCTACATGGCCAGCCCTCTGGCTCACCGA CCCCAACAACTGGCCCGACAACGGCGAGATCGACGTGATGGAGGCCGTCAACCAAGCCGCGGCGGGCACCCTCGTCGCCCTGCACACCACCGCCGGCTGCACCATGGCCGACGTCCGGCGCGACatggccggcgccgccgagcaGGCGGACTGCCACAACGCCACCAACTCCAACGCCGGCTGCGCCGTCCGGGGCGCCCCCGCCACCTACGGCCCCGAGTTCAacgaggccggcggcggcatcgtcGCGCTCGAGTGGCGCGCCGAGGGCATCCGCGTCTGGGTGTTCCCGAGAGGCGGAAGCGGAAGCggaagcggcggcggtgacgAGAGAGGGCTGGCGGCGCTGCCGGCCGCCGAGGCCAAAGAGACCCCGGACCCGAGCGCCTGGGGCCCGCCGCTGGCCGACTTCCCGGCGACCAGCTGCGATGTGGGCAGCCACTTCCGGAACCAGAGCATCATTATCAATATCGACCTGTGTGGCTATCTGACCGAGGCGGTATGGGAGGAGTCTGGGTGTA GTCGTCTGAAGTGCATCGATTTCGTCGCCAACAACCCTTCGGCGTTCACCAACGCGTATTGGGAGTTTGGCGCCTTTCAAGTCTATAAGGCGCAATGA